The following are encoded in a window of Mustelus asterias chromosome 11, sMusAst1.hap1.1, whole genome shotgun sequence genomic DNA:
- the LOC144500684 gene encoding glucose-6-phosphatase catalytic subunit 1-like, producing the protein MQRMDTGMDLLHSSGVELVQYLQQNYQDSQSWFTFISFAADLRNTFFVFFPIWFHLCEAVGIKLLWVAVIGDWLNLIFKWFLFGERPYWWVYETQFYANSSLPLVQQFPITCETGPGSPSGHAMGSAGVWYVMVTALLTFGLQKKQPSFQKRCLHVLLWTGFWLIQACVCASRVFLAAHFPHQVFMGVISGLVVAQVFGRINAIYDVTFKQYLKITLFLFSFALGFYLLLKVLGVDLLWSVEKAQRWCARAEWVHIDSTPFASLVRNVGALFGLGLALNSPIYMESCKGKKSQQFSFRLSCIVASLIILHLFDSVKPPTQREFLFYLLSFCKSAAVPLAAVAFVPYCVSQIVNREEKKLL; encoded by the exons ATGCAGAGGATGGACACTGGGATGGACCTGCTCCACAGCTCGGGAGTTGAACTGGTGCAGTATCTACAGCAGAATTACCAGGACTCCCAGAGCTGGTTCACTTTTATCTCTTTCGCCGCTGACCTGAGAAACACCTTCTTTGTTTTCTTCCCCATCTGGTTCCACCTGTGTGAGGCGGTGGGCATCAAACTCCTCTGGGTGGCGGTCATTGGAGACTGGCTCAACCTCATCTTCAAATG GTTCTTATTTGGAGAGAGACCTTACTGGTGGGTTTATGAGACCCAGTTTTACGCTAATTCCTCTCTTCCCTTGGTGCAGCAGTTTCCCATCACCTGTGAAACAGGACCAG GAAGTCCATCTGGTCACGCAATGGGTTCAGCTGGTGTCTGGTATGTGATGGTCACAGCACTCCTCACCTTTGGATTACAAAAAAAGCAGCCCTCCTTCCAAAAACG GTGTCTCCACGTATTGCTTTGGACGGGATTCTGGCTGATTCAGGCCTGTGTCTGTGCCTCCAGAGTGTTTCTAGCCGCTCACTTCCCACATCAGGTCTTCATGGGGGTTATTTCAG GATTAGTTGTGGCTCAAGTGTTTGGTCGAATTAATGCAATCTACGACGTAACCTTCAAGCAGTATCTGAAGATCACTCTCTTCCTGTTCTCCTTCGCTCTGGGCTTTTACCTGCTGTTGAAAGTACTGGGAGTGGACCTGCTGTGGTCCGTGGAGAAAGCCCAGAGATGGTGTGCCCGGGCAGAGTGGGTCCACATCGACAGCACTCCCTTCGCTAGTCTGGTCAGGAATGTGGGAGCCTTGTTTGGATTGGGATTGGCCCTCAACTCTCCCATCTACATGGAAAGCTGCAAAGGGAAGAAGAGCCAGCAGTTCAGTTTCAGGCTAAGTTGCATCGTGGCCTCATTGATCATCCTGCACCTCTTTGACTCGGTGAAGCCCCCAACACAGAGAGAATTCCTGTTTTACTTACTGTCTTTCTGTAAGAGTGCAGCAGTGCCTCTGGCAGCTGTGGCATTTGTCCCGTACTGTGTGTCACAAATTGTAAACCGCGAGGAGAAGAAGCTTCTATAG